The genomic window CGGCCGAAGAGTCGCAAAATGAAATCAGAGAAACACTAAAAGACGCGGACATGGTTTTTATCACTTGCGGCTTGGGCGGAGGCACAGGCACCGGCGGCGCGCCGGTAGTGGCCGCGGTTGCCAAAGATGTTGGCGCGTTAACAGTGGCGGTTGTAACCAAACCGTTTGGTTTTGAAGGGCCAAAACGATCTGACATTGCCGACAGGGGTTGGGAACAGCTGGCCAAAAATGTTGATGCGATTATCACCATACCCAATGACAGGATTCTTCAGGTCATTGATAAGAAAACCACATTGCTTGATGCTTTTAGAATTGCCGATGAAATCTTAAAACAAGGCGTGCAAGGTATTGCTGAACTCATTACCATTCCTGGGCTCATTAATGTTGATTTTGCCGATGTCAAAACAATCATGAAGGATACTGGTTCGGCTTTGATGGGCATAGGCACAGGGAGCGGCGATAACAAAGCGACGGAAGCGGCCAAGTCGGCTATTTCCAGTCCGCTTTTGGAATTGTCCATTGACGGCGCCAGAGGTATACTGTTTACCATTACCGGCGGTCCGGATATGACTATGACCGAGGTTAGCGAGGCAGCCAAAATTATCACCAGCTCGGCTTCGCCGGACGCCAAGGTTATTTTTGGCGCCACTATAGATGATAGTTTAACCGGCAATATGCGTATCTGCGTGGTGGCGACCGGCTTTGATGACCGTCGGCCAAATATGCCGGCAGTTGAAGACGAATCGCAATCTTTTTTTGGCGCCGGCAAATTCACCCCCAGCAATTTTATGCGCAAGATGCAGAAGGATGAAGAAGAGGAAGAAAAGAAATTTAAACAAATTATCCAAAAGAACGCGCCGGTCGCGCCGGTTAATAATAAAAGAGCGCCCGAACCATTTTCTGCTTCTTCGGCTTCAGCGCCGAAAAGCGAAGATGAAGAATTGGAAATTCCGGCCTTTATAAGAAAGAAAATGGGAATATAAAAACTCGGCTTAGCATTGCTTGTATGCGTTGTCCGGTTTGTAATAATAATAGTTTAAGCGTGATAGACACGCGGTCATCGGAAGACCATTTATCCATCAGACGCCGCCGCGAATGCGACAAGTGTCATTTTCGTTTTTCCACCATTGAAGAAATGGAATTATTGGATATTATTGTGATAAAAAGCGACGGTCACCGGGAAAGCTATATGAGGGACAAACTGGAAAGCGGTATTAAAATGTCTTTGACCAAAAGGCCGTATACCCGTGATAGTTTCCACAGGTTAGTGAATTCCGTAGAGCGTGATATCCAAAAGATAAAAGGCAAAGAAATTTCCAGCTCTGAAATAGGGGAGATCGTGATGAAACATTTGCGCGGTTTTGATAAAGTGGCCTATATTCGGTTCGCGAGCGTGTATCGTGATTTTAAGGATGTGCGCACATTTGCCAAGGAGCTTAAAAATTTATCTAAAAAATAAATATGTTTAAACATGACAAAATTCCGGAACAAAGTTCCGAGGCGGAGAAAAAAACAGACGGAAAAGACGAAGCGAAAATTGAAGTAGCACAACCCAAAAAAGAAGAAAGTTTGGAGGATTTAGTTCGGAAGAATTTGAAGTGGTCGCAGATTATTTATGAACAGAACCGGAAGATAAATAACAAATTGCTGTGGTCGGCCGTTGTCAGCTGGCTGTATTTTATTTTAATAGTCGCTCCGCTTATTTTGGGCATTATATTTTTGCCGCCGTTAATTAAGAATGTCTGGTCGCAGTATGGCGATTTGTTGGGAGGTATAACCGGCACGACCCAAAATTCCGGCTCCAGTCAAAGCACCATAGACAGCTTTATTAAAATGTTGAATCTGGATCCGGCCAAACAGGCGCAGGTAAAGGCCCTGATTAATAAATAGTTTGCGGAAATTATAATATATGTTTAAAAAAACCAAAATTTGCTGCACCATCGGTCCGGCTTGCGCGGATGTGAAAACCTTAGCCGACATGGTCAAAGCGGGCATGAATATCGCCCGTTTGAATTTTTCTCACGGTGATTATAAAAGCCATGAGAAATTAATAAAAAATATCAGGAAGGTGGAAGAAAAAACCGGCGAGCCGGTTGCAATTATGCAGGATTTGCAGGGACCGAAAATCAGAATTGGCGCTATGCCGGAAAAGGGCGTGATGATTAAAGAAGGCGAACAAATAATATTGGACACTTCCATACAGGAATTTAAGAAGAATTTCCCCATTGATTATCCCGATTTGCATAAATATATTAAAAAAGGGGATAGGGTTTTGATTGATGACGGACATATTGAGTTAAAAGTTTTGGAAGTTAGCGGAACAAAAATAAAGGGCCAGGTGGTTGAAGGCGGTTTAATCACCTCGCATAAAGGCATTAATTTGCCTGACAGTAAATTAACCATTCCGGCTCTGGGCGATAAAGATAAGCAAGATTTAAAATTCGGAGTGGAAATGGGGGTTGATTTAATTGCTTTGTCTTTTGTGCAGACCGCCAAAGATATTTTGGATTTGCGCTTTTTGATAAAACAACACGAAGATAAATTAAAATTAAAAAATCAACCGCCGATAAAAATAATTGCCAAAATTGAAAGGCACGAGGCGGTTGATCATCTGGAAGAGATTTTAGACGTCGCCGACGGGGTGATGGTGGCGCGCGGAGATTTGGGTTTGGAGATGCCGGCCGAAGAAGTGCCGCTGGTGCAGAAAAAAATTATTGATGAAGCCAGAAAATTGGCCAAGCCGGTGATTGTGGCCACACAGATGCTTGATTCCATGCGCGAAAACCGCCGGCCAACGCGCGCCGAGGTTAGCGACGTGGCCAATGCGGTGATTGATCATGCTGACACTCTGATGCTTTCTAATGAAACCGCTACCGGCAGATATCCGGTCTTGGTGGTCCGGACAATGGCCGAAATTATTATCGCTACAGAACAATCCGTTTATGATGATATGGCTTTGCCGGCTATTCATAAAAGCGGGACGACTGTAGACACGGCCGTAAGCGAACTTTCGCGCATTTTGGCCGAAGAAGTAAAGGCAAAATTAATTTTAGCGGCTTCTTTGTCGGGTGAAACAGGGCGGCTTATAAGTCATGTCCGTCCCGGTTTGCCAATTCTGGTGGCTACCGGCACAGATCGGGTGCGCAGACAACTGAATCTTTCCTGGGGCGTCAAACCGTTTATTTTGATTCCCTGCTCCAGCATTGAAGAATTAATTGAACGTTCAATTTCCTATATTAAGAAAAATAAGCTGGCCAAAAATGGTGAGCGGATAATTGTGGTGGCCGGGGAGCCGGTGGGACAGGCCGGAAATGTGAATTTGGTTGAGGTGAGGGAGATTAAATAAGTGTCGGATACAACGGAAACTTTTTCGTTAGTTCAATCACTTGCTGTTTAATCGCAGCAAGTTTTGTTTCATCCTGCCAGTTCATAATCGCGTCATCAATCCAGCCGGCCACCATTTTCATCTCTTCTTCTTTCATTCCGCGGGTAGTCAGGGCCGGAGTACCCAAACGGATACCGGAAGGGTCCATTGGTGAGCGGGGATCATCCGGGATCATGTTTTTGTTTACCGTTATGCCGGCCTTGTCCAAGGCAATTTGTGCCTGCTTGCCCGACAAACCCTTTGGTGTGACATCCATTAAAATTAAATGGTTATCAGTTCCGCCAAAGCACAGTTTGTATCCGCGCGCATTGAATTCCGCTTCTAAAACTTTGGTATTCTTTTTAATTTGTTTTGCGTATTCTTTAAACTCCGGCTGGAGAGCTTCTTTAAACGCCACGGCCTTGGCTGCGATGTTATTTTCATGCGGACCGCCCTGAAAACCGGGAAATACTGCCTTATCAATTTCCTTGGCAAATTTTTCTTTGCACATAATCATGCCGCCGCGCGGGCCGCGCAAAGTTTTATGCGTGGTGGTTGTCACCACATCAAAAATCGGCACCGGGTTATCCATTTCACCGGCCGCGATCAGCCCGGCGATATGGGCGATGTCAGCCATGGTCATGGCGCCAACTTCATCGGCGATATCTTTTATTTTTTGATATTCAATTTCGCGCGAATAGGCCGAGTAGCCGACTAAAATTAATTTGGGTTTATGCTCCAAAGCCATCTGGCGCAGATTGTCCAAATCAATTTTTCCCGAGGCATCTGTCTTATAGCGTACAAAGTTAAAAACCTGGGCCATGTAGGTGACCGGGTGGCCATGGGTCAAATGCCCGCCATGGGAGAGATCCATACCCAGGACTGTGTCCCCGGGCTTCAGTAACGCGAAATAAACGGCTATATTAGCGGGCGCGCCGGATAAGGGCTGTACATTGACGTGCTCGGCCCCAAAGAGCTGTTTGGCGCGATCTATGGCCAATTGTTCAACTTCATCAATAAATTCACAGCCGCCATAATAACGCTTCCCTACATACCCTTCGGAATACTTATTGGTCAAAATTGAGCCCAGCGCTTCCAAGACCGCGGGGGAGACAAAGTTTTCTGAAGGGATCATCTCCAGTCCTTCTTCCTGTCTTTTCTGCTCTCGTTTTATACTGGCTAAAATATCTGGATCAAAGTCCTTTAAATTATGCGTGTACATATTATATGGATTTAAGATAAAATTTGTTTTAATAAATTATTTACTTCCGCAAATGTGCCGTCGTTTAAAATAATTAGATCATAGATTTCTTTATAGGCAGGCAAGTGCTCGTCTACCTTAGTATTTAAGAATCCAATTTTTATTAAATTTTTATAATCAAAGCCCTCCACCATGCCGACGTCGTTTTGACTGTCGCCGATTAAGATAACATTTTTTCTGTTTTTAATCGTTTGAAAAACCGGAAAATTTTGGATAGCGGTTTCATCTTTGTTCATGCCGTGAATAATCGGCTCTTGCACGCCAACGGCCTTGCCCTGTTCGTCCCAAATAAATTCATTGCCGATTATATGGATGTTGTTGTATAAATGTTTTTCTTGTTCTAAGTATGTTTTTATTGCATCGCCACCCAAACCACTTGAAGACATGATAACAATCGGCACCTGTGCTTCGTGGAGTGTTTGTACAAATTCTAAAACTCCGGCTCTGAATTTTAATTTACCCGATTTGACCACCTGTTCAACATGGTCTTTAGTTAGGCCATAATCGAATAAAAGTTTGAAAACTTTCCGCCACCACTGCGCCATGGCCGCCTTCTTTTCTGCCTTGGGAATTTTTGGGTCAATTTCAATTGGGTAATAATGACTATATAACTCTTGTGCCTTGGCGGAATAATCCGGAGCTAAATATCCCTCATCAAATAAAATAGCTATCATGGCGGGGAGTAATTTACCATTCACAAAGGCATGCGTCAGTGTCCGATCAAAATCCGTCAGAATATGTAAATTTTCCGGCCCATCGGTTTTAATTTTGGTTATAGTTTTTTCCAGTTTTTCTTTATCCGGGATTTCAATTTCCATCATATGTTCTTTAAATGTTTTTCACCATGTATGTGTTATCCAGTTTATAACCCAGCTTTTTGTAATATCCGCGCACACCAACCCCGGAAATAACAGTCAGTTTTTTAACCCCACCCTTCTTTGCTAATTGTTCGGCTATCTTAACTAACTTTACACCCAAACCCTTGTGTTGGCTAGCGCCTTTTTCGGTCTTGCCGATCTCAACTAAATGACCGTAGGTGTGCAGTTCGCGGATAAAAGCCGGATAAATTACGTTTTTGCAAATGCGCAACCGGCAAAACGCAAAAACCACGCTTCGCTTGGCGTCTTCAAAACTGATAAAATATTCTGTGCCGCCGCTGGATTTATATTTATCAATAAATAATTTCGGCGCGGCTATAGTTTTTAATTGGTGGCCGACTTCCCGGCAGCGCAAACATTTACACTTTAAACCTTCTTTAGTCATCTCGGCTTGAATAACCTGGCGCAGGTTGGTTAATTTATTGCCGGCCTGGATGTGGTGGCTGGGAATATCTCTGATTAGACGGGAAATACGCGCATACCTTGGCACTTGGGTCTTAAATTTTTTTAAAATATTTATCAATTGGCGATCAGAATATGGTTTATACTTTCCGGCTTTCAGCCACTTATATAATTGTGTATTTTTTATCACCGTGCAGGGATAAATTTTAATCATGTCCGGACGAAAAGCAGAATCGGCAAAAATTTCCAGCATCATTTTTAAATCCTTAGCCGGAGTGGAGCCGGGTAGTTGAGGCATCAAGTGATAGTCAACCTTAAATCCGGAATTTTTTAATAACCTCGTGGCGTTAATGACACTTTTGACATCATGTCCTCTTTGGATTTTTTTTAGCGTTTTTTCATCAGTGGTTTGCACACCCATTTCAACGCGCGTGCATCCCAACTCGCGCATTATTTTTATATTTTTCTCATTTATATAGTCCGGCCGGGTTTCTAGGGTCAGACCGATTATGCGATGTCTCGCAGATTCGTTTTTGATTTGTGCTTTTTGCAAATCGTTAGTTTTTGATTCGTTGCACGCTTCAAAGCATCTCAAGATAAACCAATACTGATAACTAGTCGGATAAGCGTTCCACGTACCGCCTTTAACAATCAGTTCAATCTTGTCAGTCGGATGGCCATTATCTTCCAAGGCCTTGATGCGCAGGCGAACCTGTTCGTAAGGATCAAATTTTAAACCGAGAGCTCTATTTGCAGCGGGTTCGTCTGATAAGTAACTCTTAGGCATACCATTTTCAGTCGGACAGTAAATACATTTTCCCGGGCAGGAGAATGGCTTAGTTAAAACCGTGATTATGGTCACTCCGGACAAGGTTCGCACCGCCCTTTTGGTCAAAAGCTGTTCCAAATTAAGGTCTTTTTTAATCTTGTGTTTAAGCACTAATTTATGGTATGCTTTAAGCAGTTCCGAAGTTGTTGGTATGTTTTTTACAGTTGTTTGGGAGCGCAAAATCAGGCGCTTTAAGGTGTTAAGCGCTTCCAGATCCTTCGGCTTTTTCCGAATGGATTCAACCACCATTTTTTCGTTTAGATTCAGCTTTTTTTCCATGTTTTCGGTCAGATCTAATTATGCGGGATATTATACAGAAAACTCGTGAAGATTACAATAAAATAGCCAAATATTTTTCCGATACCAGGTATGATTCCTGGTTTGAGCTTGAACAATTCAAAAAGCTCGTGAAAGACGGTCAAAATATTTTGGATTGGGGATGCGGCAATGGCCGGCTTATTTTTTTATTACAAAGCAAAAACATCAAATATTTTGGTATAGATCAGAGCGAAAATCTGATCAAAATCGCGAAAACAAAATTCAGCCGGGAAGTTAAAAAGGGCAGAGCGAAATTTTTTTGTACGGCAAAAAAACGGAAGAGTTTTCCGCCCGGTTTTTTTGATCTGGTGTTTATGGTCGCTTCTTTTCACCATTTGCCCGACAAAACTAGCCGTTTACAGCTCTTGACGCAGGCCTATAAAGAAATGAGAAAAGGTGGTAAGATAATCATAACAGTTTGGAATCTTGGCAGTGACTGGGCCAAACAAAAGTTTAAAAAGGACTGGCAAAAAATCGGGGAAAATGATTTTCTGATTCCCTGGAAAAATTCGCAGGGTGAACTGCAGTGCCAAAGATACTATCATCATTTTTCCAAAGAAGAATTAAGGGGGCTTTTAAAAGAAGCGGGTTTTAAAGTAAAAAAATTGGATTATTATAATAAAGATAACTGGACTGATGAAAAAATAGGCAGGGACTTAATTGCCATTGCGGAAAAAACTAAAATTTAGATTATGCGCGTTCTCCAAGTCAATAAATTTTTTTACCGAAGAGGCGGAGCGGAAGTGGTTTTTTTTGATACCATAAACGGCTTGCGCGAGCGCGGTCACGAGGTGATAGAATTTTCCATGCAGGGCAGCCGTAATTTACCGTCTGATTATTCGGCCTACTTTTCTCCGGAAATTCCGGAGTTTACCTCCAAACAAAGTTTGGGGTCGGATTGGGTAACCTTTAAAAACATTTTTCATTCAAACGCAGTGGAAAATAAACTGCGGACTTTGATTTCCGCCACCGAACCGGAGGTGGCGCACTTGCACAATGTCACCCGGCAATTATCAGCCAGCATATTTTTTACTTTGAAAAAGGCCGGCGTGCCGATTGTGCTCACCGTTCATGATGTCCAGCCCATGTGTCCGAACCACCGCATGCTTCGCAATCACACTGTCTGTGAGAAATGTTTTAAACACAAATATTATAATTGCACGCGCTACAATTGTATAAACGGTTCCAAGGCGCAGAGTTTGGCCGGATCACTTGAGGCCTATTACTATTATTTAAAAGGCATTTGGCATTTTGTGGATGCTTTTGTTTGTCCCAGCCAGTTTATGCTGGATAAAATGGTAAAGTGGGGGTTCCCGGCAAAAAAAATGCATCTGGTGCGCAATCCGTATGCCGTGACAGCCAAAGATACAACCTTGGGCGATAAGGTTGTTTATATGGGCCGTTTGCATGAGGAAAAGGGAATAAATATTTTTTTGGAGGCCTTAAAAGATTTGAAAAATTATCAAGTTATCATTGCCGGCACCGGTCCGGAAGAAGAAAATGTGGAAAAATTTATCAGACAAAACGGACTAACCAATGTTTTAAGGGTGGGCTGGGTTGGCGGCGAGAAATGGCAGGCAATAATGAACGAAGCTAAAGTAATAGCGGTGCCGTCGTTGTTTTATGAAAATTGTTCAATCTCAATTTTGGAAGCTCTGGGCAATGGCAAGCTGGTGGTCGCGTCAGACCGCGGCGGCAACAATGAACTCATAATAAACAATCAAACCGGTTTTTTGGCCGAGCCGGAAAATCCAAAGTCATTGGCCGAAGCAATCAGGAAGGCCATGCAACTGCGCGGGCCGGAAGCTGGCAAGCTAATCGCGAATGCCAAAAATTTACTGGAGCAAAATCATGATCCCGCCGGATATTGCCACGCCTTAGAAGAAATTTACGCGGCTCTATAATTTACGCTACCTTATAACTTTTTTTAACTTCGGTTTTTTTCGGCAACGAGTATAGATCGCCGGTCTTTAGGGCGATATCCTGCCAATTATATTTTAAATTGGTGGTTTGTTTGTTTAACAACCCCGTATTTTTTAGCAATTGCTCATCACTCATCAGTTCAACAATTTTATTGGCC from Patescibacteria group bacterium includes these protein-coding regions:
- the pyk gene encoding pyruvate kinase translates to MFKKTKICCTIGPACADVKTLADMVKAGMNIARLNFSHGDYKSHEKLIKNIRKVEEKTGEPVAIMQDLQGPKIRIGAMPEKGVMIKEGEQIILDTSIQEFKKNFPIDYPDLHKYIKKGDRVLIDDGHIELKVLEVSGTKIKGQVVEGGLITSHKGINLPDSKLTIPALGDKDKQDLKFGVEMGVDLIALSFVQTAKDILDLRFLIKQHEDKLKLKNQPPIKIIAKIERHEAVDHLEEILDVADGVMVARGDLGLEMPAEEVPLVQKKIIDEARKLAKPVIVATQMLDSMRENRRPTRAEVSDVANAVIDHADTLMLSNETATGRYPVLVVRTMAEIIIATEQSVYDDMALPAIHKSGTTVDTAVSELSRILAEEVKAKLILAASLSGETGRLISHVRPGLPILVATGTDRVRRQLNLSWGVKPFILIPCSSIEELIERSISYIKKNKLAKNGERIIVVAGEPVGQAGNVNLVEVREIK
- a CDS encoding class I SAM-dependent methyltransferase, producing the protein MRDIIQKTREDYNKIAKYFSDTRYDSWFELEQFKKLVKDGQNILDWGCGNGRLIFLLQSKNIKYFGIDQSENLIKIAKTKFSREVKKGRAKFFCTAKKRKSFPPGFFDLVFMVASFHHLPDKTSRLQLLTQAYKEMRKGGKIIITVWNLGSDWAKQKFKKDWQKIGENDFLIPWKNSQGELQCQRYYHHFSKEELRGLLKEAGFKVKKLDYYNKDNWTDEKIGRDLIAIAEKTKI
- a CDS encoding tRNA uridine(34) 5-carboxymethylaminomethyl modification radical SAM/GNAT enzyme Elp3 — its product is MEKKLNLNEKMVVESIRKKPKDLEALNTLKRLILRSQTTVKNIPTTSELLKAYHKLVLKHKIKKDLNLEQLLTKRAVRTLSGVTIITVLTKPFSCPGKCIYCPTENGMPKSYLSDEPAANRALGLKFDPYEQVRLRIKALEDNGHPTDKIELIVKGGTWNAYPTSYQYWFILRCFEACNESKTNDLQKAQIKNESARHRIIGLTLETRPDYINEKNIKIMRELGCTRVEMGVQTTDEKTLKKIQRGHDVKSVINATRLLKNSGFKVDYHLMPQLPGSTPAKDLKMMLEIFADSAFRPDMIKIYPCTVIKNTQLYKWLKAGKYKPYSDRQLINILKKFKTQVPRYARISRLIRDIPSHHIQAGNKLTNLRQVIQAEMTKEGLKCKCLRCREVGHQLKTIAAPKLFIDKYKSSGGTEYFISFEDAKRSVVFAFCRLRICKNVIYPAFIRELHTYGHLVEIGKTEKGASQHKGLGVKLVKIAEQLAKKGGVKKLTVISGVGVRGYYKKLGYKLDNTYMVKNI
- the nrdR gene encoding transcriptional regulator NrdR, whose translation is MRCPVCNNNSLSVIDTRSSEDHLSIRRRRECDKCHFRFSTIEEMELLDIIVIKSDGHRESYMRDKLESGIKMSLTKRPYTRDSFHRLVNSVERDIQKIKGKEISSSEIGEIVMKHLRGFDKVAYIRFASVYRDFKDVRTFAKELKNLSKK
- the glyA gene encoding serine hydroxymethyltransferase, coding for MYTHNLKDFDPDILASIKREQKRQEEGLEMIPSENFVSPAVLEALGSILTNKYSEGYVGKRYYGGCEFIDEVEQLAIDRAKQLFGAEHVNVQPLSGAPANIAVYFALLKPGDTVLGMDLSHGGHLTHGHPVTYMAQVFNFVRYKTDASGKIDLDNLRQMALEHKPKLILVGYSAYSREIEYQKIKDIADEVGAMTMADIAHIAGLIAAGEMDNPVPIFDVVTTTTHKTLRGPRGGMIMCKEKFAKEIDKAVFPGFQGGPHENNIAAKAVAFKEALQPEFKEYAKQIKKNTKVLEAEFNARGYKLCFGGTDNHLILMDVTPKGLSGKQAQIALDKAGITVNKNMIPDDPRSPMDPSGIRLGTPALTTRGMKEEEMKMVAGWIDDAIMNWQDETKLAAIKQQVIELTKKFPLYPTLI
- the ftsZ gene encoding cell division protein FtsZ, with product MPQVKPDIETFAKIKVVGVGGSGGSAVNRMVASRIRGVDFIVMNTDVQALHHNSAPQKLHIGKSVTRGLGAGMDPDIGRKAAEESQNEIRETLKDADMVFITCGLGGGTGTGGAPVVAAVAKDVGALTVAVVTKPFGFEGPKRSDIADRGWEQLAKNVDAIITIPNDRILQVIDKKTTLLDAFRIADEILKQGVQGIAELITIPGLINVDFADVKTIMKDTGSALMGIGTGSGDNKATEAAKSAISSPLLELSIDGARGILFTITGGPDMTMTEVSEAAKIITSSASPDAKVIFGATIDDSLTGNMRICVVATGFDDRRPNMPAVEDESQSFFGAGKFTPSNFMRKMQKDEEEEEKKFKQIIQKNAPVAPVNNKRAPEPFSASSASAPKSEDEELEIPAFIRKKMGI
- a CDS encoding glycosyltransferase gives rise to the protein MRVLQVNKFFYRRGGAEVVFFDTINGLRERGHEVIEFSMQGSRNLPSDYSAYFSPEIPEFTSKQSLGSDWVTFKNIFHSNAVENKLRTLISATEPEVAHLHNVTRQLSASIFFTLKKAGVPIVLTVHDVQPMCPNHRMLRNHTVCEKCFKHKYYNCTRYNCINGSKAQSLAGSLEAYYYYLKGIWHFVDAFVCPSQFMLDKMVKWGFPAKKMHLVRNPYAVTAKDTTLGDKVVYMGRLHEEKGINIFLEALKDLKNYQVIIAGTGPEEENVEKFIRQNGLTNVLRVGWVGGEKWQAIMNEAKVIAVPSLFYENCSISILEALGNGKLVVASDRGGNNELIINNQTGFLAEPENPKSLAEAIRKAMQLRGPEAGKLIANAKNLLEQNHDPAGYCHALEEIYAAL
- a CDS encoding haloacid dehalogenase-like hydrolase, which encodes MMEIEIPDKEKLEKTITKIKTDGPENLHILTDFDRTLTHAFVNGKLLPAMIAILFDEGYLAPDYSAKAQELYSHYYPIEIDPKIPKAEKKAAMAQWWRKVFKLLFDYGLTKDHVEQVVKSGKLKFRAGVLEFVQTLHEAQVPIVIMSSSGLGGDAIKTYLEQEKHLYNNIHIIGNEFIWDEQGKAVGVQEPIIHGMNKDETAIQNFPVFQTIKNRKNVILIGDSQNDVGMVEGFDYKNLIKIGFLNTKVDEHLPAYKEIYDLIILNDGTFAEVNNLLKQILS